A genomic segment from Alkalilimnicola ehrlichii MLHE-1 encodes:
- a CDS encoding EAL domain-containing protein — translation MSHQLPVERIVQSSILHCGPETPLCQAAERMAERQCSSILVMEADRAVGIWTERDALAVDFSDPSAIRRPIREAMSSPVACIPGETELGEVAMRFRAERCRHFLVIDRGGQPLGLVSQTDVALNQGMEPYLRLREVGAAMRTAPLVLAADTRLSQAARRMRESERDAAVIRFADTDDLGIVTERDLVRCIARYPGDTPIGHLASRPLLTVAANDMLIRARDMLMDHQVRHLAVLDDRGQVVGLLGFQDLLAGAEQSYLKDLRRALEQRDKALAQSRKHLQLAERVIDSSLEGIVITDAHARIEFVNPAFTHLTGYSLEEVAGRTPAVLSSGRHPPSFYREMWQALQEQGYWRGEIWNRRKSGALYLELLTITAITNDDGDTTHYAGLFTDITHIRENERQIRQLAYYDPLTRLPNRRLLDDRLSLAIKHAHRHRQRLAVMFIDLDHFKQVNDTLGHAVGDELLLRVSERLREHLREDDTLARLGGDEFLALLPDLQEVDEAIRVTQRLIEAISQPYTIGDHDFRVGCSIGLSLYPDDGESPDALIRNADGAMYRSKTEGRNTYRLYAPEMDTRAKNQLALETALRDTAETGEGLSIHYQPIFDWRTGALHSAEALLRWHHPTRGAVAPGEFIPLAERSGLIIPLGQAVMRMVCTQLKRWQAAGLRPVPVAINLSAKQFWQDELPGFIRKMLQRCDLNPGLMGFELTESTLMHDIERGLDTLAALRGMGCSVAIDDFGTGYSSLTYLQRLPVTTLKIDRSFVSDLGTCRKGGCAIVAAVTGLARELELQVVAEGVETEAQLRALDRYQVALVQGFKTGRPVPADAFSEAYLRAMTSGRDGD, via the coding sequence ATGAGCCACCAGCTACCCGTAGAGCGCATCGTCCAGTCGAGCATACTCCACTGTGGCCCCGAGACCCCGCTCTGCCAGGCCGCGGAACGCATGGCCGAGCGTCAGTGCAGCTCCATTCTGGTGATGGAGGCGGACCGCGCGGTGGGCATCTGGACCGAACGGGACGCCCTGGCGGTGGATTTCTCCGACCCCTCCGCCATTCGCAGACCCATCCGCGAGGCCATGAGCAGCCCGGTTGCCTGTATCCCCGGGGAGACGGAGCTTGGGGAGGTGGCGATGCGCTTTCGCGCCGAACGGTGCCGCCACTTCCTGGTGATCGACCGGGGCGGCCAGCCCCTCGGGCTTGTCTCGCAAACGGATGTGGCCCTGAACCAGGGCATGGAACCCTACCTGAGACTGCGCGAGGTGGGCGCCGCGATGCGCACTGCGCCTCTGGTGTTGGCCGCCGACACACGATTGTCGCAGGCGGCGCGGCGCATGCGCGAATCAGAGCGGGATGCGGCCGTGATCCGCTTTGCTGACACCGACGACCTGGGCATTGTCACCGAGCGGGACCTGGTCCGCTGCATCGCCCGCTACCCCGGGGACACGCCCATCGGTCATCTGGCCAGCCGGCCACTGCTCACCGTGGCGGCGAACGATATGCTCATCCGCGCCCGTGACATGCTGATGGACCACCAGGTCCGGCACCTCGCCGTTCTCGACGACCGGGGCCAGGTGGTGGGTCTGCTCGGCTTCCAGGACCTGCTGGCCGGTGCCGAGCAGAGCTATCTGAAGGATCTGCGTCGCGCACTGGAGCAGCGCGACAAAGCATTGGCCCAGTCGCGCAAGCACCTGCAACTGGCCGAGCGGGTCATCGACTCCTCACTGGAGGGGATCGTCATCACCGACGCCCACGCCCGGATCGAGTTCGTGAACCCGGCCTTCACCCACCTGACCGGTTACAGCCTGGAAGAGGTGGCCGGCCGCACACCGGCAGTGCTCTCCTCCGGCCGACACCCGCCTTCGTTCTACCGGGAGATGTGGCAGGCCCTGCAGGAGCAGGGCTACTGGCGCGGCGAGATCTGGAACCGGCGCAAATCCGGGGCCCTCTACCTGGAACTGCTCACCATCACCGCTATCACCAATGACGATGGTGACACCACCCATTACGCCGGGCTGTTCACCGACATCACCCACATCCGGGAGAACGAGCGGCAGATCCGCCAACTGGCCTACTACGACCCCCTCACCCGGCTGCCCAACCGCCGGCTTCTGGACGACCGGCTGTCACTGGCGATCAAGCATGCCCACCGCCACCGACAGCGCCTGGCGGTAATGTTCATCGATCTGGACCACTTCAAACAGGTGAATGACACCCTGGGCCACGCCGTTGGCGACGAGCTGCTGCTGAGGGTCTCGGAGCGGCTGCGCGAGCACCTGCGCGAGGACGACACCCTCGCCCGCCTGGGTGGAGACGAATTCCTTGCCCTGCTGCCGGACCTGCAGGAAGTGGATGAGGCCATCCGCGTCACCCAACGCCTGATTGAGGCAATCAGTCAGCCCTACACCATCGGCGACCACGACTTCCGGGTGGGTTGCAGCATTGGGTTAAGCCTCTATCCGGACGACGGGGAGAGCCCGGATGCGCTGATCCGTAACGCCGACGGGGCCATGTACCGCTCCAAGACAGAGGGTCGCAACACCTACCGGCTCTATGCGCCGGAGATGGACACCCGCGCCAAGAACCAGTTGGCGCTGGAGACGGCGTTACGCGACACCGCCGAGACCGGCGAGGGCCTTTCGATCCATTATCAACCGATTTTCGACTGGCGGACTGGCGCCCTGCATTCCGCCGAGGCGCTGCTGCGCTGGCACCACCCGACCCGGGGCGCGGTCGCACCGGGCGAGTTCATCCCCCTGGCCGAGCGCTCCGGACTGATCATCCCGTTGGGCCAGGCGGTGATGCGCATGGTCTGCACCCAGCTCAAGCGCTGGCAGGCGGCCGGCCTACGGCCGGTGCCCGTGGCCATCAACCTCTCTGCCAAGCAGTTCTGGCAGGACGAACTGCCCGGCTTCATCCGGAAGATGCTGCAGCGTTGCGATTTAAACCCGGGGCTGATGGGTTTTGAGCTGACCGAGAGCACGCTAATGCACGATATCGAGCGTGGGCTCGACACCCTGGCGGCATTACGGGGGATGGGCTGCAGCGTGGCCATCGACGACTTTGGTACCGGCTATTCCTCGCTGACCTACCTGCAGCGGTTGCCGGTGACCACCCTGAAGATCGACCGTAGCTTCGTTAGCGACCTGGGCACGTGCCGGAAGGGAGGCTGTGCCATCGTGGCGGCGGTCACCGGGCTGGCACGCGAACTGGAATTGCAGGTGGTGGCCGAGGGTGTGGAGACCGAGGCCCAGCTCCGCGCCCTGGACCGCTACCAGGTGGCATTGGTTCAAGGGTTCAAGACCGGCCGCCCGGTCCCAGCCGATGCCTTCAGCGAGGCCTACCTGCGAGCGATGACAAGCGGCCGGGACGGGGATTGA
- a CDS encoding CBS domain-containing protein — protein sequence MKVTKVMTRKLITGQPQEGLREAFFRMKQNRIRHLPVVDDEMNLLGLVTDRNLRRPDWVDEAPDIAHVYYLDDHMTLGDVMTTDVIAVHTYDHVDKAARIMHENRFGAVPVLNKEERLDGMLSAVDLLVVLEELLNEQRRLKKNK from the coding sequence ATGAAGGTGACCAAGGTCATGACCCGTAAGTTGATCACGGGCCAGCCGCAGGAGGGGCTGCGGGAGGCGTTCTTCCGGATGAAGCAGAACCGGATACGCCACCTGCCGGTGGTGGACGACGAGATGAACCTGTTGGGCCTGGTCACCGATCGCAATCTGCGCCGCCCGGACTGGGTGGACGAGGCGCCGGATATTGCCCACGTCTACTATCTGGACGACCACATGACCCTGGGCGATGTCATGACCACGGACGTGATCGCCGTGCACACCTACGACCACGTGGACAAGGCCGCCCGGATCATGCACGAGAACCGCTTCGGTGCGGTGCCGGTGCTGAACAAAGAGGAGCGGCTGGACGGCATGCTCTCCGCGGTGGACCTGCTGGTGGTGCTGGAGGAGTTGCTCAACGAGCAGCGCCGGTTGAAAAAGAACAAGTGA
- a CDS encoding LytR/AlgR family response regulator transcription factor, translating to MRVLVVDDEPWARRRLAEMVDAEQGHRVVAEAGTGEQALAATREHQPDLILLDIQMPGMDGLEVARRIARRERPPGVIFITAHPEHALAAFEAKASDYLLKPVRPDRLRAALARAGQVNRAQLQGLRRPHADPGMLRCRTTRGERLVPLDRIHSLRAEDKYVVVGHDDGELLLEDSLKALEQRFADRFLRVHRSALVALDRLQALERDALGRHQVVLQGGLRLPVSRRHLPAVRDALRRLAQG from the coding sequence ATGCGCGTATTGGTGGTGGACGACGAACCCTGGGCCCGTCGCCGGCTGGCGGAGATGGTGGACGCCGAGCAAGGCCACCGGGTGGTGGCCGAGGCGGGGACCGGCGAACAGGCCCTGGCCGCGACCCGCGAGCACCAGCCGGACCTAATACTGCTGGATATTCAGATGCCCGGCATGGATGGCCTGGAGGTGGCGCGACGCATCGCCCGGCGGGAACGGCCCCCGGGGGTTATCTTCATCACCGCCCACCCGGAGCACGCCCTGGCGGCCTTCGAGGCGAAGGCCAGCGACTACCTGCTCAAGCCGGTGCGTCCGGACCGGCTGCGCGCCGCGCTGGCCCGTGCCGGGCAGGTCAATCGCGCCCAGCTCCAGGGCCTGCGCCGGCCCCACGCCGATCCCGGGATGCTGCGTTGCCGCACCACCCGTGGGGAGCGTCTGGTGCCACTGGACCGCATCCACAGCCTGCGCGCGGAGGACAAATACGTGGTGGTCGGGCACGACGACGGCGAGCTGCTGCTGGAGGATTCCCTCAAGGCGCTGGAGCAGCGCTTCGCCGATCGCTTCCTGCGGGTCCACCGCTCGGCCCTGGTGGCCCTGGATCGGCTCCAGGCCCTGGAGCGGGATGCCCTGGGTCGCCACCAGGTGGTCCTGCAGGGCGGGCTGCGGCTCCCGGTCAGTCGCCGGCACCTGCCGGCGGTACGCGATGCCCTGCGGCGGCTGGCGCAGGGCTGA
- a CDS encoding cold-shock protein, producing MITGTVKWFDDAKGFGFITPTDGGKDVFVHHSAINGSGFKSLAEGQQVQFETQNTPKGLAAANVSAL from the coding sequence ATGATCACCGGTACTGTTAAGTGGTTCGACGACGCTAAGGGCTTCGGCTTCATCACCCCCACCGACGGCGGCAAGGACGTGTTCGTCCACCACTCCGCCATCAACGGCTCCGGCTTCAAGAGCCTGGCCGAGGGGCAGCAGGTCCAGTTCGAGACCCAAAACACCCCGAAGGGCCTGGCCGCGGCCAACGTCTCCGCGCTGTAA
- a CDS encoding sensor histidine kinase, translating into MFERGGSSVRRSAILPDFCHLQTVLAVVLAGQLLAFVLFLARPATQWDWATLGLISLYVQWVVLLSTALLCLSRRPLSRVSPEAAGLLAWLGIIAVAAVTAELAWRSTGGVLGAERWALVLRSVAISGIIAALVLRYLYLQGEWRRGLQAEARASMQALQSRIRPHFLFNTLNTIAAMLRQAPERAEQALLDLADLFRAGLREVGGWSTLDEERALTERYLRLEQLRLQERLRLDCDWDGLPGQARVPSLILQPLAENAVVHGIEQLPAGGELRLRGRREGDTLVLELENPVPAGGSLRGGHGLGLESVRRRMRYAFGAAADLEVTERAGRFHVVLRWPWQEAG; encoded by the coding sequence GTGTTCGAACGAGGGGGTTCGTCCGTCAGGCGATCGGCGATTCTGCCCGACTTCTGCCACCTGCAGACGGTGTTGGCCGTGGTGCTGGCCGGCCAGCTATTGGCCTTTGTGCTCTTTCTGGCGCGGCCCGCGACGCAGTGGGACTGGGCGACCCTGGGGCTGATCTCGCTCTATGTCCAATGGGTGGTGCTGCTGAGCACGGCGCTGCTCTGCCTGTCCCGCCGGCCACTGTCCCGGGTCAGTCCCGAGGCGGCGGGGCTGCTGGCCTGGCTGGGTATCATCGCGGTGGCTGCGGTGACCGCCGAGCTGGCCTGGCGCAGTACCGGGGGGGTGTTGGGCGCGGAGCGCTGGGCATTGGTTCTGCGGTCGGTGGCCATCAGCGGCATTATTGCGGCCCTGGTGCTCCGCTACCTCTATCTGCAGGGGGAGTGGCGCCGGGGGCTGCAGGCCGAGGCCCGGGCCTCCATGCAGGCCCTGCAGTCGCGCATCCGCCCCCACTTCCTGTTCAACACCCTTAACACCATCGCCGCGATGCTCCGCCAGGCCCCGGAGCGCGCCGAGCAGGCGCTGCTGGATCTTGCCGATCTGTTTCGTGCCGGCCTGCGCGAGGTCGGCGGTTGGTCCACGCTGGACGAGGAGCGGGCCCTGACCGAGCGCTACTTGCGTCTGGAACAGCTCCGGCTGCAGGAGCGGCTGCGGTTGGACTGCGACTGGGACGGGTTGCCGGGCCAGGCCCGGGTGCCCTCGCTGATCTTGCAGCCACTGGCGGAGAACGCCGTGGTGCATGGCATCGAGCAACTGCCCGCAGGCGGTGAGCTGCGGCTGAGGGGGCGACGGGAGGGCGATACCCTGGTGCTGGAGCTGGAAAACCCCGTCCCGGCCGGTGGCTCCCTTCGCGGCGGCCACGGCCTCGGGCTGGAGAGCGTGCGGCGCCGGATGCGCTACGCCTTCGGTGCCGCGGCCGATCTGGAGGTGACAGAGCGTGCCGGCCGTTTCCACGTAGTGCTCCGTTGGCCCTGGCAGGAGGCAGGATAG
- the argH gene encoding argininosuccinate lyase has protein sequence MTDKNTSEQLWTGRFTEATDAFVEQFSASEHFDRRLYRQDIAGSMAHARMLAEVGVLTAEERDRIVDGLTRIREEIEHGQFQWSPKLEDVHMNIEKRLTDLIGEAGKKLHTGRSRNDQVATDIRLWLREAIDGILDELLRLQAGLVELAELEADTIMPGFTHMQVAQPVTFGHHLLAWYEMLVRDQGRLEDCRKRLNQMPLGCAALAGTSFPIDREQTCSELGFDRPTRNSLDSVSDRDFAIEFNAAAALVMTHLSRMAEEVILWASPHFGFIDLPDRFCTGSSIMPQKKNPDVAELVRGKTARVHGNLNALLVLMKGQPLAYNRDNQEDKEPLFDTADTLRDALTAFADMLPAMEVQREACYRAARAGFATATDLADYLVRKGVPFRDAHEIVGRAVRYASDEGRDLSELELDELQQFSGTISEDVFEVLTLEGSVAARNHLGGTAPAQVRARVAEARDRLRLLMGK, from the coding sequence ATGACCGATAAGAACACCAGCGAGCAACTCTGGACAGGCCGTTTCACCGAGGCCACCGATGCCTTCGTCGAGCAGTTCAGCGCCTCCGAGCACTTCGACCGCAGGCTCTACCGCCAGGACATCGCCGGCTCCATGGCCCATGCCCGTATGCTGGCCGAGGTGGGCGTACTCACCGCCGAGGAACGCGACCGCATCGTCGACGGGCTGACCCGGATCCGCGAGGAGATCGAGCACGGCCAGTTTCAGTGGTCCCCCAAGCTGGAAGACGTGCACATGAATATCGAGAAGCGGCTGACGGACCTGATCGGCGAAGCGGGCAAAAAGCTGCACACCGGGCGTTCGCGCAACGACCAGGTGGCCACCGATATCCGGCTGTGGCTGCGCGAGGCCATCGACGGCATCCTGGACGAGCTGCTGCGACTGCAGGCCGGCCTGGTGGAGCTGGCGGAGCTGGAGGCGGACACCATCATGCCCGGTTTCACCCACATGCAGGTGGCGCAGCCGGTCACCTTCGGCCACCACCTGCTGGCCTGGTACGAGATGCTGGTCCGGGACCAGGGCCGGCTGGAGGACTGTCGCAAGCGGCTCAACCAGATGCCGCTGGGCTGCGCGGCGCTGGCGGGCACCAGCTTCCCCATCGACCGCGAGCAGACCTGCAGCGAGCTGGGCTTCGACCGCCCTACCCGCAACTCCCTGGACTCGGTGAGCGACCGCGACTTCGCCATTGAATTCAACGCCGCCGCGGCGCTGGTGATGACCCACCTCTCGCGCATGGCCGAAGAGGTGATCCTGTGGGCCTCGCCCCACTTCGGCTTCATTGACCTGCCGGACCGGTTCTGCACCGGCTCGTCCATCATGCCGCAGAAGAAGAACCCGGACGTGGCGGAGCTGGTGCGGGGCAAGACCGCGCGGGTGCACGGTAATCTCAATGCCCTGCTGGTGTTGATGAAGGGCCAGCCACTGGCCTACAACCGCGACAACCAGGAGGACAAGGAGCCGCTGTTCGACACCGCGGATACCCTCCGCGACGCGTTGACCGCCTTCGCCGACATGCTGCCGGCCATGGAGGTCCAGCGCGAGGCCTGTTACCGGGCCGCCCGGGCGGGCTTTGCCACCGCCACCGACCTGGCCGACTACCTGGTGCGCAAGGGCGTGCCGTTCCGGGACGCCCACGAGATCGTCGGCCGGGCGGTGCGCTACGCCAGTGACGAGGGGCGCGATCTGAGCGAGCTGGAACTGGATGAACTGCAACAGTTCTCGGGCACCATCAGCGAGGATGTCTTCGAGGTGCTCACCCTGGAGGGCTCAGTGGCCGCCCGCAACCACCTGGGCGGCACCGCCCCGGCACAGGTCCGGGCCCGGGTGGCCGAGGCGCGGGACCGGCTGCGGTTGCTGATGGGCAAGTGA